Within the Deltaproteobacteria bacterium genome, the region TAGAGCTGAGAAGGGTGGCGGGGAAATGGGCCACCCTGGGGGAAGACCATGCCCCAGGGAACGGAGGTGATCCGGCCGTAAAGTTCTCCATTGATAAAATTGGCTAATCTTCCTAACCCCAAGCCTATCGGGGCCGTAATGATAAGCAGGTCTCCCAGGGCCATAAGGGAAATCCGGTTTTTCCGGCAATACCACCAACTGGCCACCAGCACCCCCAATAACCCGCCATGGAAGGACATGCCGCCATGCCAGACCGCTACGATTTCCAAGGGGTGTTGAAGGTACTCTCTGAAATTATAAAAGAAGATATAGCCCACACGGGCTCCAAGGATCAAACCCAGGACGAGGTAGAAGTAGAGGTCCAGCAGTTGATCTTTGGTAAGGAGGGGGGATTTTTGCCGGACCAGTTGAAAACGGACGATCAGAAAGGAAGACAAAAATCCGAGTATATACATCAATCCATACCAACGGATCTGCAAAGGACCAAAGGAGATGAGGACCGGGTCGATGTTGGGAAAGGGTATCATATCATTCAACTTGCCTCGGGGGCCTGGGATTTCTGTTCTTTTATTTTTTTTCCGTCCACAATTTTTTCCTTTAATCGGCCGAATTTCCTTCCATAGGGAAGGGGACTTATAGAATCGAAACTTTATTATATCATTTTTTTCCCCCAATGATTATAAAAAAGGTATCAGTTTAGCTTTTTGAAAAAACGTCGATAACCTCTCCGTCATTCCGGTGAACCCTGGATCAGGTCCGGGGCAGGCACCGGAATCCAGACGTTATGCTGAGACGAAAAGAACCTGGATTCCGGTTTTCACCGGAATGACGTGTGCGAAAGTCAGGATTTTCAAGTAAAAGTTTCAAGTTTTTCATAGGGCTAAATTGTTACTAAAAAAGGAAGATGTCCGGAAAAGGATCGATAAAACAGTAGGGCTTGACTATGGCATCATTATCCAATACACTTAGTTCGAAAATAGAAAAAATATTTTCATGCTTCGTGGGGCACCCAGGGGCATGAAGATTTAATAAACAAAAAAAGACGGAAAGGAGCCAAAGGGAAAAATGAATACGGTTCTTGAGAAGTATAATGAAAAGACCGCCCTTCAGATCATCAAGGAATTAGAGAAAAAACGGATGGCCGGAAGTTTCGCCCCGACCATAAACCAGGCCAAAGAAGAGGTGCTCCGGATGATCCCGGTGGGGGCTACGGTATTCCGTTGCGGATCGAGTTCCCTGGTGGAAATGGGGTTTTGGGAGACCCTGAAAGCCCTCCCCAATGTTACGGTTATCGATCCCTACCTGCCGGAATATTCCCCGGAAGAGGGGCTTAACCAGCGCCGCCGGGGCCTTTCAGCCGACATCATGATCTCCAGTACCAATGCCATTACCTTGAACGGGACCCTGGTCAATCTGGACGGGATGGGAAATCGGGTGGCGGCCATGGCTTTCGGTCCCCGGAAAGTCATTCTGGTGGTGGGGATGAACAAGGTATCTCCGGATCTGGACAGCGCTTTGAAGCGGGTGAAACATTATGCCGCTCCTTTAAACAACATCCGGCTGAATCTGCCGAACCCCTGTACGGAAACCGGTCTATGCGCCGACTGCCGCACACCCAGCCGTATCTGTAATATGTGGTCCATCATTGAAGGCCAGGCCGTCAAGGACCGGATTCACGTCAAGCTGGTCGGTGAGCCGATGGGCTATTAGTTAGAAAATAAAGTTTCAAGTTGCAGGATGCAAGATTCAAGAAAGACAAACGATTCAGGGATCAGGGGCCAGGGGTCGGGGATCAGCGAAAGACATTTTCATGCTTCGTGGTGCCTCCATGGGGCATGAGGGTTTAGTTCGAGCTAAACCCTGTGAGACGTAAATGATTGGACGTTCTGTGGACAAACTTATCCAGGCTATGCGGAATGAACCCTGGGCCTATGACTGCCAGAGTGAGCGCTTTTGGGAGCACCTGGCGGCAGCCCTTCAGGGGTCTTTCCTGCCCGACTTTCTGACCGAGATATCCGGGAAGGTCGAAGAAATCATAGAAATAAATCCGGACCTCTCCGAGCCCGAGATCTTAACGATCGTAACCCGGTACATGGTGGAGTTTCTGGGGGCCCTTTCGGCCTCGGTCAGAATTTACGATCCGAACACCGGCCAGATGCTTTCCTTCGGATCCCATCCCTATCAGGAGACTTCCCGAAAAACCACCATCCCTCTGGAGAACACCATTGCCGGAGAGGTCGTCAAGAGGCGACAGACCTACCTGGTCCCCAGTATTCTGCGGGAAGACCTGTACCGGGATAAAGGTGTTATCGATCGCCGGGGAGTCCGCTCCATGATGGCCGTGCCTTTTGCTATTCCCCGGTTTTTCCCCCATGAAAGAGAGACGGTCGGCGTCATTCAGATCTATTACCGTGATGATAATCGCCGATTTCCGCCCCTGGATATCCAGATGGCCGAACTCATGGCCCGGAGACTCAGTTTTGTCATGGGCCGGAAGAAGGTCCTTTCCCTTTACCGGATCAACGAGAAAAAAGAGGCCATTGTCCAGAAGGTTTTTCAGAAGCTTGGTTCCCGGGGAGGGATCAAGATGAAAGATGTCTTTATCCGGGTGATTCCTGAGATTGCCGACATCATCAACGTCCAGAGCAGCGCCCTCTTTTCTGTCTCAGACGATCTGGAACAGGTGGTCCTGGAGGCCGGCTACCCGGATGCAACGGGATATCATGGAATCGGAAAGAGTTTTCCGATAAAGAGTGAACCGGCCTTTGAAATCCTGCTGGGACGGGAAGAATACCGCCAGGAGTCCCCATTTGAGGTGGTGACGCCCTCTTATCTCCTTATCATCGATCCCCAGCGGAGTCCCTGGATTTCCAATAACCTGAAGCGGTTTGCAGCTAATCACAACATCAACTCCATCCTTTATGTCCCGCTGAAGGTCAATGAAGAGATTACTCATTTTATGACTTTTGACGCCCTGGATCTTAGAAAAGGATACAGCGAATGGGAGATCGAGATCTTTCTTTTTTTAGGCCGGGAACTTATGCGTGCCCAGAAGATTGAGCAGCTTGATGACACGCTGCATGACTTTAAAAATCCGGCCATAGCCATTGCAGGATTTGCCCGAAGGCTGAAGACCATGCTTCAGCAGGAAAGCCCGGCAGCCGACCAGGAGACCATTAAAAAGTACCTGGATATCCTGGTAGACGAGACCAGCCGTATCCAGGAGATGGCCTTGAGCATCCAATGGACCGGTAAAGAGCAGGTCGTTAACCTGACGGAGGTCCTGAAAAAGCGATTCGAGATCAATAAAGAGGCCATCAAGGAGATGTTGAAAGCCAATGTGACCCTGCGGGAGGGGCCCTACCAGGAGCCACTCCTGGTGCGCTCCTTCCCCTTACACCTCGAACGTATCCTGGACAACCTGCTCAGCAATGCCACCAAGGCCATTCCTTTAAAGGGGGGGAAGTTGTCGGTGCGCACCTATGCGGAAGGCCCCTGGGCCTGCGCCGAGATTGCCAACAGCGGGCAAATCTCCGACGAAGACCGGCTGAAACTCCTCGAAGGAGAAGGGCGGGGCCGGGGGATCTACATCACCCACCGTCTCGTTAGACTGCTCAAAGGGCAAATTGAGGTGAAAGTCGGGAAGGATTCCACAACCATGATCGTACGCTTTCCTTTGAACTCGGCCCAGGAATCATGAGCTTCAGAAATTTCTCTAAAATGCCGAAATAATAAAAATAGATCCTGAAGGTCCACAAAGAAAAGGAGGGCGCTGTGAAATTCTCCTTTTTCAAGACAGTTAGAATGCATCTGCTGTTGCTGGTATTAATCTCTATTCTACCGGCCCTGGGAATTATTATCTATTCAGGAATAGAACGGAGCACCCATGCCATTGATATGGCCAGGTCTGAAGCCCTGCGGGTAGTCCAGGACCTCGCCCATGACCATGAAGGGGCTGTGGAGAGCACGCGTCAGTTTCTCATGACTTTGGCGAAGGTGCCGGAAATACGGAACCTGCAGAAGGGAGGAAGTAACCAGCTCCTTGAGGAATTACAGAAACAAAATCTTTTATATGGAAACATTTTTGTTACTAATGCTCAAGGGATCCTGGTATCCTCTTCGGCTGCGCCCCTGTCGCCTGCCCCGATAAGTCTTGCCTCCGGAAAATTTTTTCAGGATGTCGTCAGGACAAAGGATTTCTCGGTAGGAGAATACGCTGTTTGCCCGGCCCTAAGCCGGCCGGTCCTCCATTTTGCTTATCCCCTTTTGGATACCGGAAACCGGTTCATAGGGGCGGTGGCTGTTTCTCTTGACCTGGCCCGCTATGCCCGGATATTTTTCATAGATCGTTTATCCCAAGGTTCCACATTAACTTTTTGTGACCGCAAAGGCACCCTTCTTTTTAGGAACCCTCCGGCCCAGGACAATAAGACAGCCAAGACCGAACGGCCCGAGATATTCAGTCTCATGTCGATCCAACCGAAAGAAGGGATTTTCCCCTATATCGGCCAGGATGGGGTAAGACGTCTTAATGCCTATGAAAAATTTCATCTGTCGACCATGAGTCCGCCCTATCTTTTTATGCGGGTCAGCATTCCGGAAAAGAAAGCCCTTTTACCCGCAAAGAAATTTATAATCGTTAATGTGATGTTATTAGGGGGGGCCTTCGCTATTGCCTTGATTTCGGCCTGGTTTTTGGGAAATACCATTATTGTCAAACGTCTCAATAAGCTGGTGGAGGCCTCTCGCCGATTGGGACAGGGGGATTTGAAGACCCGAACCGGCCTGGATTATAAGAATGATGAATTGGGCCATTTAGCCCGGGTCTTTGATGAGATGGCGGAGGCCCTTGAAATCAAGAATGCCGAGCGTGAAAAGGCGGAAAAGGCCATCCAAAGCGAAAGGCAGCGATTTCAGACCCTGGCGGATAATGCCCCTTTTGGCATGATTTTAATAGATAAAATGTGGACCTTTACTTATCTGAATCCCAGATTTAAAGAACTCTTCGGTTATGATTTGCCGGATATTCCCAATGGAAAAACCTGGCTTCAAAAGGCCTTTCCGAATCCCGGCTACCGAAGGGACGTTTTTGCTAACTGGAAGAACGATTTCAAAGAAGACCAGCCAGGTCAAAAAAGATCAAAAATCTATACGGTTACCAGCAAAGAAGGGCTCCAGAAGGAAACCAGCTTTACCTCCGTAATGTTAAATACCGGCGAGATCGTCATGAGTTGTGAGGATATCACCGAACAGAAGCGGGTCGAAAAGGCCCTCCAGGAATCCGAAGCCAAATACCGTAATGTGGTGGAGAATTCCCTGGTCGGGATTTGCATTATACAGGATGATCTGTTGCGGTTTGTCAATAAGGGGTTTTGTGAGATTTTCGGGTATGACTGCGAGGAGATTGTCGACAAAAAGCATCCCCTGTTTATCGTTCACCCCGAGGATAAAAAGAGGGTCCAGGAAAATATTGAAAAAAGAGTGGGCGGTGAAATAGAAATTCTGGAATACGAATTCAGGGCCTTCCGGAAAGACGGGAAGGCGATTACAATAAAATCGTTTGGAAGTTCCATGGTCTATAAGGGTCGGCGGGCCGCCACCGGAGTCCTTCTTGACATCACCCGGGAAAAGACCCTGGAGACCCAGCTTCATCAGGCCCAAAAAATGGAAGCCATTGGAACCCTGGCCGGTGGTGTCGCCCACGATTTCAACAACCTGCTCATGACCATCCTCGGCTACACCGCGCTTATGCTGTTGGAAACGGATCCCGAGGATCCGAATTATGAGAAACTTAAAATTATTGAAAGACAGGTCCAAAGCGGGGCGGAATTAACCAGACAACTTTTGGGTTTTGCCCGGCGGGGCAGGTATGAAATAAAGACCACGGACTTAAACAAACTGCTGGTCAGGTCTTCCGAACTGTTCGGCCGGACGAAAAAGGAGATCAGCATCCACAAGAAACTGGAAAAAGATCTTTGGACCGTGGAGGTCGACCGGGGGCAGATGGAACAGGTGCTTTTGAACCTCTTCGTCAATGCCTGGCAGGCCATGCCCGGAGGCGGCGAACTTTATCTGGAAACCGGCAATATCCTGGTCGATGACTCGCAAGCCCAATTCCTGGCCATAAAGCCTGGGAATTATGTGAAGGTCTCCATAACCGATAATGGTCTGGGTATGGATGAGGCCACCAGACAGAGGATATTCGAACCTTTCTTTACCACCAAAGAAATGGGGAGGGGGACCGGGTTGGGGCTGGCCTCCGCTTACGGGGTGATCAAAAATCATGGGGGTACCATTAATGTCTATAGTGAAAAAATGAAAGGAACAACTTTCAGTTTGTATCTTCCCGCTTCCGGAAAAACCGTGATCGAAGAAAAGGAGAGTTCCGATACCCTGTTGACCGGAACGGAAACCATTCTGCTGGTTGACGACCAGGAGGAGATCCTCCACGTGGGGAAAGCCCTATTGCAGAGATTGGGCTATACGGTTCTCTTAGCAAAAAGCGGAGAGGAGGCCCTTGTGGTTTATCAAAAAAACAAAGAAAGGATCGATCTGGTGATCCTCGATATGGTTATGCCGGTCATGAGCGGCGGAGAAGTATACAAAATGTTAAAGGGTCTGAACCCGCTTCTCAAAGCCATCCTTTCAAGCGGGTACAGCCTGAACGGGCAGGCCGCGCGGATTATGGAAGACGGCTGCAATGGTTTTATTCAGAAACCCTTCCATGTGGTGGAACTATCGAAGAAGATAAGGGAAGTGCTGGGTTAGACGCCTTCTTCATCTCCTTGTTTTTTCCCCTTTCCGGTGAATTTAACGATCAGGATGCTGATTTCATAAAGCAGATAGAGCGGGACGGCCAGCAGGATCTGGGAGACCACGTCGGGTGGTGTAATGACGGCAGCCACGATGAAAATGAGCAGAATGGCGATACGTCGATTTTGGGCCATCATCCGGGAATTGATGATGCCGACCCGCCCTAAAAAATAGGCCAGGACCGGGAACTCAAAGACCAAACCGAACCCCAGCAACAGTTTCAGACAAAAGGAAAGATATAATTGGAGGGAGGGCAGGGCCCGGATATTTTCCGTGGAAAATCCGACCAGAAAACGAAATCCCACGGGAAAAACTACGTAGTAGCCGAATAAAGCCCCTCCAGCAAATAAAAGAGAGGAGATCATTACAAAAGGCAAGACAACCTTTTTTTCCTTTTGATGCAACCCCGGAACAATAAACATCCAAAGCTCATAAAAAATAACCGGAGAGGCCAGGACGATTCCGGCGATCAAGCTGGCCTTTAGATAAATAAAAAAGGCCTCGGGTAAGGCTGTAAAAACCAGCTTGTCCCCGGGGGGAAGGACCCCGATCAAGGGTTGAACCAGCCATTCAAAAATCTGGGCTGAGTAGGCATAGGCCACCCCGAAGCCGATCCCCACGGCGACGAAACAGATGATCAGCCGCTTTCTGAGTTCTGCCAGGTGAGCGGTAAAAGGCATTTTTACATCAGGCATCTGGGGCTTTCGGAAATGAAGAAGCCGGCGTTACCGCGGCGGGTTCGGACTCGGTTTTTTCTTCCCTATTCTCCGAAGCGGGGGGGGATAGGGGGGGGTCTAAATATTGGGTCGGTTCAATAATATTGGTAAGATCCTTTTGAACCTCTTTGAGCTCTTCGCCGACGTTAAGATTTTCCTTGATTTCTTCGGTCGACTTTTTTAATTCGGCCAGCCCCTTTCCGATGGACCGGGCCAGTTCCGGCAGTTTTTGGGGACCCAGGACTATAAGAGCCACGACCAGAATCAATAAAAATTCCGGCATTCCAATACCGAACATGATAAAAGCCTCCTTAAAGTGACGGGTAACGAGTGACGGGTGACGGGAAATAACCGTTGGTATGATATCGCCAAGCCAAAGTGTGCCCCTCGTCAGTCACACAAACCATGTCAATCTTAGTTATTCTCCAGTGAACTGTCAACAGGTAATGTTGACTCCCCCCCTTCACTTTCAGATGACTATTGAAGAGGCTTCGCCTTTTGGCGAATTTCTTTTTCGCGCAACTTATGATGGTAGGCCAGGGCAAAGCGATGGGCTTCGTCACGGACTTTTTCCAGAAAATGTAAAAGGGGCGAATCGGGCGACCAGCGGACCGCGTTTTTCCGGTTAGGGAGATAAATGCCGTCCTTTCCGCCCTGGGTCCGAAAGGTTCTTTTAGCCAGGGCCAGAATATCCGGTTTTTGATCCTGGGAGAATTCTTCCAGGACATTTTTCAGGACATTCAACTGGCCTTTACCTCCATCCACCAGGATCAGATCTGGCAATCGTTTTTCATGGCGGACCAGCCTTTTAATCATCTCTTCCATCATGGCATAATCATTGGGCTGGTCAATGGTCTTGATTTTAAAACGGCGGTAACCGGTTTTGTCAGGCCGCCCCTGATCAAAAATCACCCAGGACCCTACGGCCAGATCCCCCTGGATATTCGATATGTCCAGGGCCCCGACTGTTTGGGGCAGGATAGCCAATTCCAGCTTTTCCTGGACGGGCCGGGCTATGTTCTCCAGGTAATCCTGGGCCGGTTCCTTTTTATCCTGTAAGTTCCGGCAGTTTTCTTCAGCCAGGGCCATCCAGCGCCGTCCTTCCCCCCGGCTGGGGACCATGATCCCGACTTTTTGACCTTTTAATTCGGAGAGGACCTCTTCTATCAGGGGGGAATCCTCCAAAGGAAAAGGGATCATCAGTTTTTGCGGGATGTATTTCCCGTTTCGGTAATATTGATGAATTAAATCAACCAGGCATTCTTCCGGGGACTGGACCGGTGTTTTGAACCGGAAACGGGTCATGCCGGTGATCGAACCGAGGCGGATAAAGAGGATTACGGCTGCAATAGACGCGTCTTGCTCGATCAAGGCTATTACATCCACATCCACGAAATGGGTTGAGACGACCTTTTGTTCCCGTAAAGTTTCCGAAATAGCCTTGATGCGATCCCTTAGGACAGCCGCCTCTTCAAATCGCAGGTTTTCCGAAGCCTGATGCATCTGTCTGTTGAGGCCTTTTAATAAATCGCGGTTTTTGCCTTCCAGGAACCAGATGACCTCCTGGACCCGCCGGCCATATTCCTCCGAGCTTATCTTTCCATGACAAGGGCCGGGACATTTGCCGGTTTGAAAATATAAGCAAGGGCGGGACCGTCTGGGCAGTTCTTTTTGCCGGCATTGACGCAGGGGGAAGATCCTGTGGAGATAATGGACCGTGGCCCGCATTTTTCCGGCTGATGAAAACGGGCCGAAGTATATAGATTTATCTTTCTTTATTTTTCGTACAACTTGCAATCGGGGATAGGGCTCTTCCAGGCTGAGCCTTAAGCAGGGGTATTGTTTGTCGTCACGAAGGTCCACGTTGTAGCGGGGATGATGCTTTTTGATCAGGTTGCTCTCTAAGATCAAGGCCTCTTTTTCATTGGTGGTTATGATATATTCAAGACCTTCCACCCGTTCGAGCAGGGAGGCGATTTTGACCCCCTCAACCTTTAAATAAGAAGTGACCCTTTTCTTCAGATCCTTGGCCTTCCCGACATAAAGGATTTCCTCTTTGCGGTCTTTCATGAGATAGACCCCGGAAAGGTGGGGGAAAGAGGCCATGAGGGATTTTAATTGTTGCAGGTCCAAGTTAGTGCGAAAACAGAAAAATGCAGGCTATAGGCACGAGGCTATAGGCTATAGGCCAATAAAAAACCATAAACTCATTTCACCTTGCCCTTCGCCTATTGCCCATTGCCCATGGCCTATGAAAATTTCCATGTTTCCGGGCTTCATAGAGGGGGTTGAGGGGCTACTTGGAAAGGAATTGTACCAGGTCGGTAAGTTCTTTTTGAATTTCCCGCATCAAGGGCACCATCCTGTCGGTAACTTCGTTTTTGGTCCCATCGTTTTTAGGGAGGGCTTTTTTTTCTTTTTCTTCCTTGGAATTCTGGAGCAGTTTCTTCCTGGCTCCGGCTATGGTAAATCCTTCTTCATATAGCAGCCTTTTGATGGCCAGGATGATTTCGACATCCTTCCGGCGATACATCCGCTGATTCGATCCGAAGCGGACCGGACGGATCATTTTAAAC harbors:
- the uvrC gene encoding excinuclease ABC subunit UvrC, whose translation is MASFPHLSGVYLMKDRKEEILYVGKAKDLKKRVTSYLKVEGVKIASLLERVEGLEYIITTNEKEALILESNLIKKHHPRYNVDLRDDKQYPCLRLSLEEPYPRLQVVRKIKKDKSIYFGPFSSAGKMRATVHYLHRIFPLRQCRQKELPRRSRPCLYFQTGKCPGPCHGKISSEEYGRRVQEVIWFLEGKNRDLLKGLNRQMHQASENLRFEEAAVLRDRIKAISETLREQKVVSTHFVDVDVIALIEQDASIAAVILFIRLGSITGMTRFRFKTPVQSPEECLVDLIHQYYRNGKYIPQKLMIPFPLEDSPLIEEVLSELKGQKVGIMVPSRGEGRRWMALAEENCRNLQDKKEPAQDYLENIARPVQEKLELAILPQTVGALDISNIQGDLAVGSWVIFDQGRPDKTGYRRFKIKTIDQPNDYAMMEEMIKRLVRHEKRLPDLILVDGGKGQLNVLKNVLEEFSQDQKPDILALAKRTFRTQGGKDGIYLPNRKNAVRWSPDSPLLHFLEKVRDEAHRFALAYHHKLREKEIRQKAKPLQ
- a CDS encoding MerR family transcriptional regulator, encoding MEIEGIPNKQYFKIGEVSALTQLEPYVLRYWETEFKMIRPVRFGSNQRMYRRKDVEIILAIKRLLYEEGFTIAGARKKLLQNSKEEKEKKALPKNDGTKNEVTDRMVPLMREIQKELTDLVQFLSK
- a CDS encoding lactate utilization protein, with the translated sequence MNTVLEKYNEKTALQIIKELEKKRMAGSFAPTINQAKEEVLRMIPVGATVFRCGSSSLVEMGFWETLKALPNVTVIDPYLPEYSPEEGLNQRRRGLSADIMISSTNAITLNGTLVNLDGMGNRVAAMAFGPRKVILVVGMNKVSPDLDSALKRVKHYAAPLNNIRLNLPNPCTETGLCADCRTPSRICNMWSIIEGQAVKDRIHVKLVGEPMGY
- a CDS encoding GAF domain-containing sensor histidine kinase; the protein is MIGRSVDKLIQAMRNEPWAYDCQSERFWEHLAAALQGSFLPDFLTEISGKVEEIIEINPDLSEPEILTIVTRYMVEFLGALSASVRIYDPNTGQMLSFGSHPYQETSRKTTIPLENTIAGEVVKRRQTYLVPSILREDLYRDKGVIDRRGVRSMMAVPFAIPRFFPHERETVGVIQIYYRDDNRRFPPLDIQMAELMARRLSFVMGRKKVLSLYRINEKKEAIVQKVFQKLGSRGGIKMKDVFIRVIPEIADIINVQSSALFSVSDDLEQVVLEAGYPDATGYHGIGKSFPIKSEPAFEILLGREEYRQESPFEVVTPSYLLIIDPQRSPWISNNLKRFAANHNINSILYVPLKVNEEITHFMTFDALDLRKGYSEWEIEIFLFLGRELMRAQKIEQLDDTLHDFKNPAIAIAGFARRLKTMLQQESPAADQETIKKYLDILVDETSRIQEMALSIQWTGKEQVVNLTEVLKKRFEINKEAIKEMLKANVTLREGPYQEPLLVRSFPLHLERILDNLLSNATKAIPLKGGKLSVRTYAEGPWACAEIANSGQISDEDRLKLLEGEGRGRGIYITHRLVRLLKGQIEVKVGKDSTTMIVRFPLNSAQES
- a CDS encoding PAS domain S-box protein, with the translated sequence MKFSFFKTVRMHLLLLVLISILPALGIIIYSGIERSTHAIDMARSEALRVVQDLAHDHEGAVESTRQFLMTLAKVPEIRNLQKGGSNQLLEELQKQNLLYGNIFVTNAQGILVSSSAAPLSPAPISLASGKFFQDVVRTKDFSVGEYAVCPALSRPVLHFAYPLLDTGNRFIGAVAVSLDLARYARIFFIDRLSQGSTLTFCDRKGTLLFRNPPAQDNKTAKTERPEIFSLMSIQPKEGIFPYIGQDGVRRLNAYEKFHLSTMSPPYLFMRVSIPEKKALLPAKKFIIVNVMLLGGAFAIALISAWFLGNTIIVKRLNKLVEASRRLGQGDLKTRTGLDYKNDELGHLARVFDEMAEALEIKNAEREKAEKAIQSERQRFQTLADNAPFGMILIDKMWTFTYLNPRFKELFGYDLPDIPNGKTWLQKAFPNPGYRRDVFANWKNDFKEDQPGQKRSKIYTVTSKEGLQKETSFTSVMLNTGEIVMSCEDITEQKRVEKALQESEAKYRNVVENSLVGICIIQDDLLRFVNKGFCEIFGYDCEEIVDKKHPLFIVHPEDKKRVQENIEKRVGGEIEILEYEFRAFRKDGKAITIKSFGSSMVYKGRRAATGVLLDITREKTLETQLHQAQKMEAIGTLAGGVAHDFNNLLMTILGYTALMLLETDPEDPNYEKLKIIERQVQSGAELTRQLLGFARRGRYEIKTTDLNKLLVRSSELFGRTKKEISIHKKLEKDLWTVEVDRGQMEQVLLNLFVNAWQAMPGGGELYLETGNILVDDSQAQFLAIKPGNYVKVSITDNGLGMDEATRQRIFEPFFTTKEMGRGTGLGLASAYGVIKNHGGTINVYSEKMKGTTFSLYLPASGKTVIEEKESSDTLLTGTETILLVDDQEEILHVGKALLQRLGYTVLLAKSGEEALVVYQKNKERIDLVILDMVMPVMSGGEVYKMLKGLNPLLKAILSSGYSLNGQAARIMEDGCNGFIQKPFHVVELSKKIREVLG
- a CDS encoding prolipoprotein diacylglyceryl transferase, whose product is MIPFPNIDPVLISFGPLQIRWYGLMYILGFLSSFLIVRFQLVRQKSPLLTKDQLLDLYFYLVLGLILGARVGYIFFYNFREYLQHPLEIVAVWHGGMSFHGGLLGVLVASWWYCRKNRISLMALGDLLIITAPIGLGLGRLANFINGELYGRITSVPWGMVFPQGGPFPRHPSQLYEAFLEGAVLFLLLWIGRNAKTFPGALVARFFLFYGAFRILVEFFREPDVQVGYLFGLLTMGQILSILMILAGGLLVFGLRAKKTV
- the tatB gene encoding twin-arginine translocase subunit TatB, giving the protein MFGIGMPEFLLILVVALIVLGPQKLPELARSIGKGLAELKKSTEEIKENLNVGEELKEVQKDLTNIIEPTQYLDPPLSPPASENREEKTESEPAAVTPASSFPKAPDA
- the tatC gene encoding twin-arginine translocase subunit TatC, with translation MPDVKMPFTAHLAELRKRLIICFVAVGIGFGVAYAYSAQIFEWLVQPLIGVLPPGDKLVFTALPEAFFIYLKASLIAGIVLASPVIFYELWMFIVPGLHQKEKKVVLPFVMISSLLFAGGALFGYYVVFPVGFRFLVGFSTENIRALPSLQLYLSFCLKLLLGFGLVFEFPVLAYFLGRVGIINSRMMAQNRRIAILLIFIVAAVITPPDVVSQILLAVPLYLLYEISILIVKFTGKGKKQGDEEGV